Proteins from one Apis cerana isolate GH-2021 linkage group LG11, AcerK_1.0, whole genome shotgun sequence genomic window:
- the LOC107999361 gene encoding kinesin-like protein unc-104 isoform X17, giving the protein MSSVKVAVRVRPFNNREISREAQCIIEMSGSTTSILNPKAPPGSKDSVKSFNYDYSYFSMDPNDANYSSQLMVYKDIGEEMLEHAFEGYNVCIFAYGQTGAGKSYTMMGKQEEGQEGIIPQICKDLFRKISRNSNECLKYSVEVSYMEIYCERVRDLLNPKNKGNLRVREHPLLGPYVEDLSKLAVMSYQDIHDLIDEGNKARTVAATNMNETSSRSHAVFTIFFTQQKQDSATGLVTEKVSKISLVDLAGSERADSTGAKGTRLKEGANINKSLTTLGKVISALAEIATKKKKKADFIPYRDSVLTWLLRENLGGNSKTAMIAAVSPADINYDETLSTLRYADRAKQIVCKAVVNEDANAKLIRELKEEIQKLRELLKQEGIDVQEGDEIVRVVKREDDVKETRPRIPSHTTSTIAEEAVDQLQASEKLIAELNETWEEKLKRTELIRLQREAVFAEMGVAVKEDGVTVGVFSPKKTPHLVNLNEDPMMSECLIYYIKDGFTRIGSAEANIPQDIQLCGPHILSEHCVFENHEGIITLMPKKGALIYVNGREVTEPVILKTGSRVILGKNHVFRFNHPDQVRERREKGSPVETPGNGETVDWNFAQIELLEKQGIDLKAEMEKRLLVLEEQFRKEKEEADQLFEEQRKSYEARIDALQRQVEEQSMTMSMYSSYTPEDFNNIEEDIFVNPLFDAESNWTEREFQLAAWAFRKWKYHQFTSLRDDLWGNAIFLKEANAISVELKKKVQFQFTLLTDTLYSPLPPDLLPVVDDVLEEEERPFPRTIVAVEVQDTKNGATHYWTLDKLRQKLELMREMYHNEAELSPTSPDFNIESITGGDPFYDRFPWFRMVGRSFIYLSNLMYPVPLIHKVAIVNEKGDVKGYLRVTVQAVVEEENNEYSSGVRQSARISFEDDLFGNNQKQNKRNILLTQTLEKNRQILLHEERVVEGHNEQKEIKDEDDIGDADSGRGDSSVSSDMKEEDLPDHLQLGSEFTFRVTVLQAMGISTEYADIFCQFNFLHRHDEAFSTEPVKNTGKGNSPGFYHVQNITVTVTKSFLEYLKTQPIVFEVFGHYQQHPLHKDAKLEYVRQPPKRMLPPSIPISQPVRSPKFGSVLPSPSTSHVHAKYDVLVWFEICELAPNGEYVPSVVDHSDDLPCRGLFLLHQGIQRRIRITIVHEPASELRWKDVRELVVGRIRNTPEPEEEDNDSSVLSLGLFPGEYLEVPGDDRCMFRFEAAWDSSLHNSALLNRVTAYGEQIFMTISAYLELENCGRPAIITKDLSMIIYGRDARVGPRSLKHLFSGSYRNQEANRLSGVYELVLRRSSEAGSPGVQRRQRRVLDTSSTYVRGEENLHGWRPRGDSLIFDHQWELEKLTRLEEVGKVRHTLLLREKLGIDKVSFCNKISHDFTKSEKDVCNMMAKATNETHASPVKLKRSTSKDIYEPWEMSEREKELALKCIKLIQGRIPNKEPILLSDVSPGEDMADMSTSMMSSVISSSSQESVYERASDYLEQAAGIIVWSKSKSCILRLSSPERARLQELQESILASESASQSCTIAPAPLGSSSPSKENLVLYVPEVEEIRISPVIARKGYLNVLEHKTNGWKKRWVAVRRPYVLIFREEKDPVERALINLATAQVEYSEDQLAMVKVPNTFSVVTKHRGYLLQTLGDKEVYDWLYAINPLLAGQIRSKLARKGPAATNLNNASPVGLIPPIDQQSNQNKYIH; this is encoded by the exons ATGTCGTCGGTAAAGGTGGCGGTGAGGGTACGACCCTTCAATAATCGAGAAATCTCGCGCGAGGCACAATGCATCATCGAAATGTCCGGCAGCACTACtt CGATATTAAATCCCAAAGCACCACCGGGCAGCAAAGATTCGGTCAAGAGCTTCAATTACGATTATTCCTATTTTTCCATGGAT CCAAATGACGCAAATTATTCTTCACAACTTATGGTCTATAAGGATATCGGTGAAGAGATGTTGGAACATGCCTTCGAAG GTTATAATGTCTGTATATTCGCATATGGACAAACTGGCGCAGGTAAATCGTATACTATGATGGGCAAACAAGAAGAGGGTCAAGAGGGAATAATACCTCAAATTTGCAAGgatctttttagaaaaatcagTCGTAATTCAAACGAGTGCCTGAAATATTCTGTAGAAGTCAGTTACATGGAAATATACTGCGAAAGAGTACGGGATCTCTTGAATCCTAAGAACAAGGGAAATCTTCGGGTAAGAGAACACCCTCTACTTGGACCGTATGTTGAGGATTTATCGAAATTGGCGGTGATGTCCTATCAAGATATTCATGATCTTATCGATGAAGGCAATAAAGCAAG aaCGGTAGCAGCtacaaatatgaatgaaacatCTAGCAGATCTCACGCTGTATTTACGATATTCTTTACACAACAAAAACAAGATTCTGCGACTGGATTAGTGACAGAAAAAGTTAGCAAAATTTCACTCGTCGATTTAGCAGGTTCTGAAAGGGCTGATTCTACTGGTGCAAAAGGTACAAGATTAAAAGAAGGtgctaatattaataaaagcttAACAACCCTTGGAAAAGTCATCAGTGCTCTAGCTGAAATT GcgactaaaaagaaaaagaaggctGATTTTATCCCTTATAGAGATTCTGTTCTAACATGGCTATTGAGAGAAAATCTAGGAGGTAATTCTAAAACAGCGATGATTGCGGCAGTGAGTCCAGCAGATATCAATTACGATGAAACTCTTTCTACTTTAcg ATACGCAGACAGAGCGAAACAAATAGTTTGCAAGGCTGTCGTTAATGAAGATGCAAACGCGAAACTTATCAGGGAACTTAAAGAAGAGATTCAGAAGCTACGAGAATTGCTGAAACAAGAGGGTATTGATGTACAAGAAG GAGACGAAATTGTCCGAGTAGTCAAACGTGAGGACGATGTGAAGGAAACTCGACCTAGAATCCCGTCACACACTACATCGACTATCGCTGAAGAAGCAGTAGATCAATTGCAAGCTTCGGAAAAACTTATAGctg aattgaatgaaacatgggaagagaaattgaaacgaaCCGAGCTAATTCGTTTGCAACGTGAGGCAGTGTTCGCTGAAATGGGAGTTGCTGTGAAAGAGGACGGTGTTACTGTTGGTGTGTTCTCTCCAAAAAAGACTCCTCACTTGGTGAATCTGAACGAGGATCCTATGATGTctgaatgtttaatttattacatcaagGATGGCTTCACGCGTATCGGTAGTGCCGAAGCTAACATACCACAAGATATTCAGCTATGTGGACCTCATATATTAAGTGAACACTGTGTTTTTGAGAATCACGAGGGTATTATTACTCTAATGCCCAAAAAAGGAgctttaatttatgtaaatggaCGCGAAGTCACTGAGCCAGTTATTTTGAAAACCGGATCTCGTGTCATTTTAGGAAAGAATCATGTATTCAGATTCAATCATCCTGATCAag ttcgcgaacgaagagaaaaaggatcTCCCGTTGAAACTCCTGGAAATGGAGAGACAGTTGACTGGAACTTTGCACAGATCGAATTGTTAGAAAAGCAAGGAATCGATTTAAAGGCTGAAATGGAGAAAAGACTATTAGTTCTGGAAGAACAATTCCgtaaagagaaggaagaagcaGATCAATTGTTCGAAGAACAAAGAAAa agTTATGAAGCTCGAATAGATGCACTACAAAGACAAGTGGAGGAACAAAGCATGACAATGTCCATGTACAGCAGTTATACACCTGAAGATTTCAATAACATTGAAGAAGATATTTTcg TCAACCCCTTGTTTGACGCAGAGAGCAACTGGACCGAGAGAGAATTCCAGCTGGCCGCTTGGGCCTTTCGCAAATGGAAATATCATCAATTCACAAGTCTTCGAGACGATCTCTGGGGCAACGCTATATTCCTCAAAGAAGCTAACGCTATTTCTGTCGAACTCAAAAAGAAG GTACAATTCCAGTTTACTTTACTCACGGATACGCTTTATTCACCACTTCCACCGGATCTTTTGCCCGTTGTGGATGATGTtttggaagaagaggaaagaccGTTCCCACGTACTATAGTCGCTGTAGAGGTTCAAGATACAAAGAATGGCGCAACACATTATTGGACACTCGATAAACTTAG acAAAAACTGGAATTGATGCGTGAAATGTACCACAATGAAGCAGAATTATCTCCAACATCTCCAGATTTCAATATTGAATCCATAACCGGAGGTGATCCATTCTACGATCGTTTTCCTTGGTTCCGAATGGTTGGCAG GTCCTTTATATATCTAAGCAATCTTATGTATCCTGTACCACTAATTCACAAAGTTGCAATAGTAAACGAAAAAGGAGATGTAAAAGGCTACTTGCGTGTGACTGTGCAAGCTGTCGTTG AAGAGGAAAACAATGAATATTCAAGTGGCGTCAGACAATCAGCTAGAATTTCCTTCGAAGATGATCTATTTGGCAATAATCAAAAGCAGAATAAACGCAACATTCTATTGACTCAGACTCTTGAGAAGAATCGACAGATCTTGTTGCATGAAGAACGTGTTGTAGAAGGTCATAACGAgcaaaaggaaattaaagatGAGGATGATATTGGTGATGCAGACAGCGGTAGAGGCGACAGTTCAGTTTCTAGTGATATGAAGGAAGAAGATTTGCCAGACCACTTACAACTCGGTTCCGAATTCACATTCAGAGTTACTGTGTTGCAAGCAATGGGTATTTCTACCGAATATGCTGATATTTTTTGCCAATTTAA TTTCTTGCATCGACATGATGAAGCATTTTCAACGGAACCGGTTAAAAATACAGGAAAGGGTAATTCTCCTGGATTTTATCATGTACAAAAt atTACGGTAACAGTAACAAAGTCATTTTTGGAATATCTAAAAACTCAGCCGATTGTCTTCGAAGTTTTTGGACATTATCAACAACATCCTTTGCATAAAGATGCCAAACTTGAAta TGTGAGACAACCACCAAAGAGAATGCTTCCACCATCCATACCAATCAGTCAACCTGTACGTTCACCGAAATTTGGTAGCGTTTTACCATCTCCCAGTACATCACACGTACATGCAAAATACGATGTATTAGTTTGGTTCGAAATTTGTGAATTAGCGCCAAATGGTGAATATGTACCCTCCGTGGTCGATCATAGTGATGATCTACCATGCCGTGGATTATTTTTGCTGCATCAGGGAATTCAACGTCGTATTCGAATTACTATTGTTCACGAACCAGCATCTGAATTGCGATGGAAAGATGTTAGAGAATTGGTTGTAGGTCGTATTAGAAACACTCCAGaaccagaagaagaagacaatGATTCATCCGTGCTCTCATTAGGTCTATTTCCTGGTGAATATTTAGAAGTACCCGGTGATGATAGATGCATGTTCAGATTTGAAGCAGCATGGGATAGTTCTCTTCATAATTCAGCTTTGCTGAATAGAGTCACAGCATATGGAGAACAAATCTTTATGACCATTTCTGCATATCTCGaa ttGGAAAATTGTGGAAGGCCGGCGATCATCACAAAAGACTTAAGCATGATTATTTATGGCAGAGACGCTAGAGTAGGACCACGTTCTCTGAAGCATCTGTTCAGCGGAAGTTATCGCAATCAGGAAGCGAATAGGCTCAGTGGTGTTTACGAGTTGGTCCTACGTCGTTCTTCGGAAGCAGGTAGCCCAG gtgTTCAGAGGCGACAACGTCGTGTATTAGACACCAGTTCTACATATGTtagaggagaagaaaatctTCATGGATGGAGACCTCGAGGAGATAGTTTAATATTCGATCATCAATgggaattagaaaaattgacgAGATTAGAAGAAGTGGGGAAAGTAAGACACACATTACTATTACGAGAAAAACTTGGTATTGATAAAGTATCATTCtgcaataaaatatcacaTGATTTCACCAAAAGTGAAAag GACGTTTGTAACATGATGGCGAAGGCAACAAACGAAACGCATGCTAGTCCGGTAAAATTGAAGCGTTCAACAAGTAAAGACATTTATGAACCTTGGGAAATGtccgagagagaaaaagaattagcTTTGAAATGTATCAAACTTATTCAAGGTCGAATTCCAAACAAAGAACCTATTTTATTGTCAGATGTTTCACCTGGAGAAGATATGGCTGATATGTCGACATCTATGATGTCTTCGGTGATATCATCTTCGTCTCAAGAGTCAGTATACGAGAGAGCTAGTGATTACTTAGAGCAG GCCGCTGGTATAATAGTATGGAGCAAGTCTAAGTCGTGCATCCTTAGGTTAAGTTCACCAGAAAGAGCTAGACTGCAGGAATTGCAGGAAAGTATATTAGCCAGTGAATCTGCTAGCCAATCATGTACTATTGCGCCGGCTCCGTTGGGTTCATCTTCTCCATCAAAGGAGAATTTAGTTCTCTACGTTCCAGAAGTCGAAGAAATACGTATCAGTCCAGTTATTGCTAGGAAAGGATATTTGAATGTTCTCGAACACAAGACTAATGGTTGGAAGAAACGCTGGGtg GCTGTGCGACGACCATATGTTTTAATCtttcgagaagaaaaggaTCCAGTGGAGAGAGCTCTTATTAATTTAGCTACTGCTCAAGTTGAATATTCTGAAGATCAATTAGCTATGGTAAAAGTACCAAATACTTTcag tgTAGTCACAAAACATCGaggatatttattacaaacattAGGAGACAAAGAGGTTTATGACTGGCTATATGCTATTAATCCTCTTCTTGCTGGTCAAATCAG GTCAAAACTAGCGCGCAAAGGTCCGGCAGCtacaaatttgaataatgcTTCACCTGTTGGTCTAATTCCGCCAATAGATCAACAATCGAACCAAAATAA GTATATTCATTAA
- the LOC107999361 gene encoding kinesin-like protein unc-104 isoform X27, with product MSSVKVAVRVRPFNNREISREAQCIIEMSGSTTSILNPKAPPGSKDSVKSFNYDYSYFSMDPNDANYSSQLMVYKDIGEEMLEHAFEGYNVCIFAYGQTGAGKSYTMMGKQEEGQEGIIPQICKDLFRKISRNSNECLKYSVEVSYMEIYCERVRDLLNPKNKGNLRVREHPLLGPYVEDLSKLAVMSYQDIHDLIDEGNKARTVAATNMNETSSRSHAVFTIFFTQQKQDSATGLVTEKVSKISLVDLAGSERADSTGAKGTRLKEGANINKSLTTLGKVISALAEIATKKKKKADFIPYRDSVLTWLLRENLGGNSKTAMIAAVSPADINYDETLSTLRYADRAKQIVCKAVVNEDANAKLIRELKEEIQKLRELLKQEGIDVQEGDEIVRVVKREDDVKETRPRIPSHTTSTIAEEAVDQLQASEKLIAELNETWEEKLKRTELIRLQREAVFAEMGVAVKEDGVTVGVFSPKKTPHLVNLNEDPMMSECLIYYIKDGFTRIGSAEANIPQDIQLCGPHILSEHCVFENHEGIITLMPKKGALIYVNGREVTEPVILKTGSRVILGKNHVFRFNHPDQVRERREKGSPVETPGNGETVDWNFAQIELLEKQGIDLKAEMEKRLLVLEEQFRKEKEEADQLFEEQRKSYEARIDALQRQVEEQSMTMSMYSSYTPEDFNNIEEDIFVNPLFDAESNWTEREFQLAAWAFRKWKYHQFTSLRDDLWGNAIFLKEANAISVELKKKVQFQFTLLTDTLYSPLPPDLLPVVDDVLEEEERPFPRTIVAVEVQDTKNGATHYWTLDKLRQKLELMREMYHNEAELSPTSPDFNIESITGGDPFYDRFPWFRMVGRSFIYLSNLMYPVPLIHKVAIVNEKGDVKGYLRVTVQAVVEEENNEYSSGVRQSARISFEDDLFGNNQKQNKRNILLTQTLEKNRQILLHEERVVEGHNEQKEIKDEDDIGDADSGRGDSSVSSDMKEEDLPDHLQLGSEFTFRVTVLQAMGISTEYADIFCQFNFLHRHDEAFSTEPVKNTGKGNSPGFYHVQNITVTVTKSFLEYLKTQPIVFEVFGHYQQHPLHKDAKLEYVRQPPKRMLPPSIPISQPVRSPKFGSVLPSPSTSHVHAKYDVLVWFEICELAPNGEYVPSVVDHSDDLPCRGLFLLHQGIQRRIRITIVHEPASELRWKDVRELVVGRIRNTPEPEEEDNDSSVLSLGLFPGEYLEVPGDDRCMFRFEAAWDSSLHNSALLNRVTAYGEQIFMTISAYLELENCGRPAIITKDLSMIIYGRDARVGPRSLKHLFSGSYRNQEANRLSGVYELVLRRSSEAGSPGVQRRQRRVLDTSSTYVRGEENLHGWRPRGDSLIFDHQWELEKLTRLEEVGKVRHTLLLREKLGIDKVSFCNKISHDFTKSEKDVCNMMAKATNETHASPVKLKRSTSKDIYEPWEMSEREKELALKCIKLIQGRIPNKEPILLSDVSPGEDMADMSTSMMSSVISSSSQELSSPERARLQELQESILASESASQSCTIAPAPLGSSSPSKENLVLYVPEVEEIRISPVIARKGYLNVLEHKTNGWKKRWVAVRRPYVLIFREEKDPVERALINLATAQVEYSEDQLAMVKVPNTFSVVTKHRGYLLQTLGDKEVYDWLYAINPLLAGQIRSKLARKGPAATNLNNASPVGLIPPIDQQSNQNK from the exons ATGTCGTCGGTAAAGGTGGCGGTGAGGGTACGACCCTTCAATAATCGAGAAATCTCGCGCGAGGCACAATGCATCATCGAAATGTCCGGCAGCACTACtt CGATATTAAATCCCAAAGCACCACCGGGCAGCAAAGATTCGGTCAAGAGCTTCAATTACGATTATTCCTATTTTTCCATGGAT CCAAATGACGCAAATTATTCTTCACAACTTATGGTCTATAAGGATATCGGTGAAGAGATGTTGGAACATGCCTTCGAAG GTTATAATGTCTGTATATTCGCATATGGACAAACTGGCGCAGGTAAATCGTATACTATGATGGGCAAACAAGAAGAGGGTCAAGAGGGAATAATACCTCAAATTTGCAAGgatctttttagaaaaatcagTCGTAATTCAAACGAGTGCCTGAAATATTCTGTAGAAGTCAGTTACATGGAAATATACTGCGAAAGAGTACGGGATCTCTTGAATCCTAAGAACAAGGGAAATCTTCGGGTAAGAGAACACCCTCTACTTGGACCGTATGTTGAGGATTTATCGAAATTGGCGGTGATGTCCTATCAAGATATTCATGATCTTATCGATGAAGGCAATAAAGCAAG aaCGGTAGCAGCtacaaatatgaatgaaacatCTAGCAGATCTCACGCTGTATTTACGATATTCTTTACACAACAAAAACAAGATTCTGCGACTGGATTAGTGACAGAAAAAGTTAGCAAAATTTCACTCGTCGATTTAGCAGGTTCTGAAAGGGCTGATTCTACTGGTGCAAAAGGTACAAGATTAAAAGAAGGtgctaatattaataaaagcttAACAACCCTTGGAAAAGTCATCAGTGCTCTAGCTGAAATT GcgactaaaaagaaaaagaaggctGATTTTATCCCTTATAGAGATTCTGTTCTAACATGGCTATTGAGAGAAAATCTAGGAGGTAATTCTAAAACAGCGATGATTGCGGCAGTGAGTCCAGCAGATATCAATTACGATGAAACTCTTTCTACTTTAcg ATACGCAGACAGAGCGAAACAAATAGTTTGCAAGGCTGTCGTTAATGAAGATGCAAACGCGAAACTTATCAGGGAACTTAAAGAAGAGATTCAGAAGCTACGAGAATTGCTGAAACAAGAGGGTATTGATGTACAAGAAG GAGACGAAATTGTCCGAGTAGTCAAACGTGAGGACGATGTGAAGGAAACTCGACCTAGAATCCCGTCACACACTACATCGACTATCGCTGAAGAAGCAGTAGATCAATTGCAAGCTTCGGAAAAACTTATAGctg aattgaatgaaacatgggaagagaaattgaaacgaaCCGAGCTAATTCGTTTGCAACGTGAGGCAGTGTTCGCTGAAATGGGAGTTGCTGTGAAAGAGGACGGTGTTACTGTTGGTGTGTTCTCTCCAAAAAAGACTCCTCACTTGGTGAATCTGAACGAGGATCCTATGATGTctgaatgtttaatttattacatcaagGATGGCTTCACGCGTATCGGTAGTGCCGAAGCTAACATACCACAAGATATTCAGCTATGTGGACCTCATATATTAAGTGAACACTGTGTTTTTGAGAATCACGAGGGTATTATTACTCTAATGCCCAAAAAAGGAgctttaatttatgtaaatggaCGCGAAGTCACTGAGCCAGTTATTTTGAAAACCGGATCTCGTGTCATTTTAGGAAAGAATCATGTATTCAGATTCAATCATCCTGATCAag ttcgcgaacgaagagaaaaaggatcTCCCGTTGAAACTCCTGGAAATGGAGAGACAGTTGACTGGAACTTTGCACAGATCGAATTGTTAGAAAAGCAAGGAATCGATTTAAAGGCTGAAATGGAGAAAAGACTATTAGTTCTGGAAGAACAATTCCgtaaagagaaggaagaagcaGATCAATTGTTCGAAGAACAAAGAAAa agTTATGAAGCTCGAATAGATGCACTACAAAGACAAGTGGAGGAACAAAGCATGACAATGTCCATGTACAGCAGTTATACACCTGAAGATTTCAATAACATTGAAGAAGATATTTTcg TCAACCCCTTGTTTGACGCAGAGAGCAACTGGACCGAGAGAGAATTCCAGCTGGCCGCTTGGGCCTTTCGCAAATGGAAATATCATCAATTCACAAGTCTTCGAGACGATCTCTGGGGCAACGCTATATTCCTCAAAGAAGCTAACGCTATTTCTGTCGAACTCAAAAAGAAG GTACAATTCCAGTTTACTTTACTCACGGATACGCTTTATTCACCACTTCCACCGGATCTTTTGCCCGTTGTGGATGATGTtttggaagaagaggaaagaccGTTCCCACGTACTATAGTCGCTGTAGAGGTTCAAGATACAAAGAATGGCGCAACACATTATTGGACACTCGATAAACTTAG acAAAAACTGGAATTGATGCGTGAAATGTACCACAATGAAGCAGAATTATCTCCAACATCTCCAGATTTCAATATTGAATCCATAACCGGAGGTGATCCATTCTACGATCGTTTTCCTTGGTTCCGAATGGTTGGCAG GTCCTTTATATATCTAAGCAATCTTATGTATCCTGTACCACTAATTCACAAAGTTGCAATAGTAAACGAAAAAGGAGATGTAAAAGGCTACTTGCGTGTGACTGTGCAAGCTGTCGTTG AAGAGGAAAACAATGAATATTCAAGTGGCGTCAGACAATCAGCTAGAATTTCCTTCGAAGATGATCTATTTGGCAATAATCAAAAGCAGAATAAACGCAACATTCTATTGACTCAGACTCTTGAGAAGAATCGACAGATCTTGTTGCATGAAGAACGTGTTGTAGAAGGTCATAACGAgcaaaaggaaattaaagatGAGGATGATATTGGTGATGCAGACAGCGGTAGAGGCGACAGTTCAGTTTCTAGTGATATGAAGGAAGAAGATTTGCCAGACCACTTACAACTCGGTTCCGAATTCACATTCAGAGTTACTGTGTTGCAAGCAATGGGTATTTCTACCGAATATGCTGATATTTTTTGCCAATTTAA TTTCTTGCATCGACATGATGAAGCATTTTCAACGGAACCGGTTAAAAATACAGGAAAGGGTAATTCTCCTGGATTTTATCATGTACAAAAt atTACGGTAACAGTAACAAAGTCATTTTTGGAATATCTAAAAACTCAGCCGATTGTCTTCGAAGTTTTTGGACATTATCAACAACATCCTTTGCATAAAGATGCCAAACTTGAAta TGTGAGACAACCACCAAAGAGAATGCTTCCACCATCCATACCAATCAGTCAACCTGTACGTTCACCGAAATTTGGTAGCGTTTTACCATCTCCCAGTACATCACACGTACATGCAAAATACGATGTATTAGTTTGGTTCGAAATTTGTGAATTAGCGCCAAATGGTGAATATGTACCCTCCGTGGTCGATCATAGTGATGATCTACCATGCCGTGGATTATTTTTGCTGCATCAGGGAATTCAACGTCGTATTCGAATTACTATTGTTCACGAACCAGCATCTGAATTGCGATGGAAAGATGTTAGAGAATTGGTTGTAGGTCGTATTAGAAACACTCCAGaaccagaagaagaagacaatGATTCATCCGTGCTCTCATTAGGTCTATTTCCTGGTGAATATTTAGAAGTACCCGGTGATGATAGATGCATGTTCAGATTTGAAGCAGCATGGGATAGTTCTCTTCATAATTCAGCTTTGCTGAATAGAGTCACAGCATATGGAGAACAAATCTTTATGACCATTTCTGCATATCTCGaa ttGGAAAATTGTGGAAGGCCGGCGATCATCACAAAAGACTTAAGCATGATTATTTATGGCAGAGACGCTAGAGTAGGACCACGTTCTCTGAAGCATCTGTTCAGCGGAAGTTATCGCAATCAGGAAGCGAATAGGCTCAGTGGTGTTTACGAGTTGGTCCTACGTCGTTCTTCGGAAGCAGGTAGCCCAG gtgTTCAGAGGCGACAACGTCGTGTATTAGACACCAGTTCTACATATGTtagaggagaagaaaatctTCATGGATGGAGACCTCGAGGAGATAGTTTAATATTCGATCATCAATgggaattagaaaaattgacgAGATTAGAAGAAGTGGGGAAAGTAAGACACACATTACTATTACGAGAAAAACTTGGTATTGATAAAGTATCATTCtgcaataaaatatcacaTGATTTCACCAAAAGTGAAAag GACGTTTGTAACATGATGGCGAAGGCAACAAACGAAACGCATGCTAGTCCGGTAAAATTGAAGCGTTCAACAAGTAAAGACATTTATGAACCTTGGGAAATGtccgagagagaaaaagaattagcTTTGAAATGTATCAAACTTATTCAAGGTCGAATTCCAAACAAAGAACCTATTTTATTGTCAGATGTTTCACCTGGAGAAGATATGGCTGATATGTCGACATCTATGATGTCTTCGGTGATATCATCTTCGTCTCAAGA GTTAAGTTCACCAGAAAGAGCTAGACTGCAGGAATTGCAGGAAAGTATATTAGCCAGTGAATCTGCTAGCCAATCATGTACTATTGCGCCGGCTCCGTTGGGTTCATCTTCTCCATCAAAGGAGAATTTAGTTCTCTACGTTCCAGAAGTCGAAGAAATACGTATCAGTCCAGTTATTGCTAGGAAAGGATATTTGAATGTTCTCGAACACAAGACTAATGGTTGGAAGAAACGCTGGGtg GCTGTGCGACGACCATATGTTTTAATCtttcgagaagaaaaggaTCCAGTGGAGAGAGCTCTTATTAATTTAGCTACTGCTCAAGTTGAATATTCTGAAGATCAATTAGCTATGGTAAAAGTACCAAATACTTTcag tgTAGTCACAAAACATCGaggatatttattacaaacattAGGAGACAAAGAGGTTTATGACTGGCTATATGCTATTAATCCTCTTCTTGCTGGTCAAATCAG GTCAAAACTAGCGCGCAAAGGTCCGGCAGCtacaaatttgaataatgcTTCACCTGTTGGTCTAATTCCGCCAATAGATCAACAATCGAACCAAAATAAGTGA